A section of the Heptranchias perlo isolate sHepPer1 chromosome 44, sHepPer1.hap1, whole genome shotgun sequence genome encodes:
- the ssr2 gene encoding translocon-associated protein subunit beta — translation MRLLLISVCVVLFAAVSSDEGARLLASKSLLNKYAVEGRDLTLQYNIYNVGSSAALDVELSDDSFPPEDFGIVSGMLTVKWDRIAPASNVTHTVVLRPLKAGYFNFTSATISYLAQEGSQVVVGYTSAPGQGGILAQREFDRRFSPHYLDWAAFGVMTLPSIGIPLLLWYSSKRKYDTAKSKKN, via the exons ATGAGGTTGCTTCTGATTAGTGTGTGCGTTGTGCTCTTTGCTGCTGTCAGCAGTGACGAAGGAGCAAGGCTCCTGGCCTCCAAATCCCTCTTAAATAAATACGCAGTGGAGGGTCGGGACCTGACTCTGCAGTACAACATCTACAACGTCGGATCCAG TGCTGCACTAGATGTGGAGCTCAGCGATGACTCCTTCCCTCCAGAGGACTTTGGAATTGTGTCCGGAATGCTGACTGTGAAATGGGACCGTATTGCTCC AGCCAGTAACGTCACCCACACAGTAGTGCTGCGGCCACTGAAAGCTGGGTATTTCAATTTCACCTCCGCAACTATCTCCTACCTCGCCCAggaggggagtcaggtggtg GTGGGTTACACGAGTGCTCCTGGGCAGGGTGGCATCCTGGCACAGAGAGAATTCGATAGGCGCTTCTCACCTCATTAT TTGGACTGGGCAGCCTTTGGCGTCATGACCTTACCTTCCATCGGCATCCCCCTGCTGCTGTGGTACTCGAGCAAGAGGAAATACGACACGGCCAAATCGAAGAAGAACTGA
- the LOC137306745 gene encoding cortexin-3-like: MKIQRVDAERTKVSAMTDDLLNTILPVSAAGSSVSPVTLEQKTTFVFLAFLFIFLGFLVVRCFRILLDPYRNMPSSTWTEYTEKETLDYRMA; the protein is encoded by the coding sequence ATGAAGATTCAGAGGGTTGATGCCGAACGAACCAAAGTGTCAGCGATGACTGACGACCTCCTGAACACCATCCTTCCGGTGTCGGCCGCTGGCTCATCCGTCAGCCCCGTGACCCTGGAGCAGAAGACCACCTTTGTCTTCCTCGCCTTCCTCTTCATCTTCCTGGGCTTCCTCGTCGTTCGCTGCTTCCGCATCCTACTGGACCCTTACCGGAACATGCCCTCCTCCACATGGACAGAGTACACGGAAAAGGAGACCTTGGACTACAGGATGGCGTGA